The genomic segment GGCCAGGTCCCACAGATCGCCCCCCAGGACGTTCCCCTCGTCCAGGAGCTCGGCGACGGGCCTCAGATTCTTCGGCGGCGTCTTTCCCTCCGCGGGGCCCAGCACGAACCCCACACGCACCCCCCGCCCCAGGGGGACCCGCACTCGGGCCCCGGTCGGCAAGGGGCGTCCCGCCGCATAGGTCAGGGAGGTCCACCAGGGGCCGGGGACGACAACATCGACGCGACAGTCCAACTAAAACAGGCCCCGTCCGGCGACGAGATCCCAGACCCCGTCGGCGACCTCCTCCTTGTTTCCCGAGAGGACCGTCTCCTCGTCGCGGGAAAGCACGCGCACCGTATTGGTATCCGCCCCGAACCCGCACCCGGGCGCCAGCACGTCGTTGGCCACGATCAGGTCCAGGCCCTTCCGCTCCATCTTCGCGCGCGCGTTCTCCAGAAGGTCGTCGGTCTCCGCCGCGAAGCCGATCAGGACCTGCCCCGGCCTCTTGCGCCGCCCGACCTCCGCCGCGATGTCCGGGTTCTGCTCGAGCTCGATGGAGACCGTCTCCCGCCCCTCCCGCTTGATCTTGCGGGCGGATCGGTCCCTTGCGCGATAGTCGCCCACCGCGGCGGCCTTCACCACGCAGGAGGCCCAGTCCGCCCCCTCCATGACCGCATCGTACATCTCGAGGGCCGAGACGACGCGGCGAACCTCCAGCCCATGGAGCGTCCCCGTCCCATCGACCGGCCCCAGAACCAGCTTCACCTCGGCGCCGCGATACCACGCCGTGCGGGCCATGGCGATCCCCATCCGGCCCGTGCTGGGGTTGGAAAGGTAGCGGACCGGGTCGAGGTACTCCCGGGTCGGCCCCGCGGTCACCAGAAGACGGACGCCCTCCATGTCCCGTTTCGGGGCCAGGGCACGGAACAGCTCCTCCAGGATCAGGTCCGTCTCCGGCAGCCGCCCCTTGCCCTCGTAACCGCAGGCCAGAGAGCCGAAAGCGGGGTCGACCACGCGAACCCCCCGCTCCGACAGGACGCGCAGGTTCTGCTGCGTCGCGGGATGCTCGAACATGTGCACGTTCATCGCAGGGAACAGAAGGACCGGGACCCTCGCGGCAAGCAGGGCCGACGAGACCAGGCTCTCTCCCCTCCCGTGGGCCAGGTCCGAAGCGGTGTTGGCCGTACAGGGGGCGACGACGACGACCTCCGCCCAATCCGAGACACGGATATGCGGGATCTCGAACCCCCGTTCGCAGGAGAGGAAATCGTCCTGGCGCCAGACCCGGCGGCCCGACAGAGTGGAGAGCGCAAGGGGGCTGACGAGCCGTTCCGCAGCGCGCGTCATGAAGATCTCCACCTCGCAGTCCAGCCTGCGCAGCCGGCTGACCAGCTCCGGAATCTTGTACGCGGCGATGCCCCCCGTCACGCAGAGCAGGATTCGCCGGGCCCGCTTCCAGCCGATCATTCGACGCCCGAGGGCTCGGGGATCCGGCTCGTCCACTCCTCGGGGACCTCCCCCTTCTCGAACTCCAGCAGGGCCATCGACAGATATTTCTCGTTGACCGAAAGGTCCTCCTCCACCGTTTTATGCTCGCTCAGCCACCGGGCCCTGGCCGCCACCAGAGCCGTGATCTTGTACTTGTTGTCGGTCCCGCATTTATTCTCGAGCGCGTCGAGGTCGTAAAACTTCATCTCCGCAACCTGCCTTCCCTGGAATCCATAACCATTTTTCTGAGGGCCGCCGAGGCCTCGTCCAGATCGTCGTTCACCAGGACATGATCATACTTCGGGGCCTCCTCCAGCTCCCGCCTGGCGCTCTCCAGCCGGGCCCTGAGCTCCGCCTCCGTCTCGGTACGGCGTCCCCGCAGCCTGCGCTCCAGCTCCTCCTCCGAGGGGGGAAGGACGAAGATCGTGACGGCGTCGGGGATGAGGGAACGGACCTGCAGGGCCCCCTGGACGTCGATCTCCAGAAGCACGTCCCGGCCCGCGTCCAGCTCGCGCTCGACGTCCTCCCTCAGGGTCCCGTAGCGGGGGCCGCCATGGACTTTGGCGTACTCCAGAAACCGCCCCTGCTCCACCATCCTCGAAAACTCGTCCTCGGAGACGAAACGGTAGTCCACCCCCTCGCGGTCCCCTGGCCGTGGAGGGCGCGTCGTACAGGAGACGGAGTAGGTCAGCCCCTGGATATCCTCCAGCGCACGGGCCCGCAGCGTCCCCTTGCCCACACCGCTGGGCCCCGAGAGGACAAAAAGCGTTCCCCTTTCCTTCGCCTTCATCGTTCCTCGATCCCCGTCATCCCAAATTTCATCTCAATCCAAATTTTATCTCATTCCAAATTTCATCTTATTCCACGTTCTGTATCTGCTCCCGGATCCGCTCGAGGCACGATTTCGCCTCGACGACCCCCCACCGGAACTCGGCGTCCCCCACCTTGGAGCCCATCGTGTTGACCTCGCGGTTCATCTCCTGGATCAGAAAGTCCAGTTTGCGCCCCTCGGACTCCCCGCCCCCGGCCGTCTGACGGAACTTGGCGATGTGGGCGGCGAGGCGCGCCAGCTCCTCCGAGACGTCCCAGCGATCGGACATGAGGGAGACCTCCTGGGCGAGCCGTCCGTCGTCGAGCCCCAGTCCAAAATGCTCCACGACCTTCTCGATTCGGGTTCTGAGGGCCTCGACGGCCCCATCCGAGGCCGTTTTCCACCGCTCGGCGAGGAACGCCGCAACGGCCTCGAAGGCCCTCAGCTCCTCCTCTACGACCGCCAGCAGCTTGTCCCCCTCCGAACGCTTCATCTCCATCAGGGAGGCGACGGCCTCATTCAGCAGCCCGTTCCACGCCTCGGCGTCGAGCTCCGCCCCCCTCGCGGCATCGGGCATGTCGCAGACCCCCGGAACGGGCAGGAACGCCGTCAGGTCGGAGGGCGCCGGAAGCCCCATCCCCTTCGACAACTCCTGAACTTTTTCGAAGCAGGAGAGGAGGGCCCGCTCGTCCAGCACCGGGCTCCGTGCCCCGGGATTCCAGGCGACATCCGCGGAAAGCCTCACCTTGCCGCGCCTTATGGCGGAACGGAGGGAGGCGACCATCCAGCTCTCCAGCGAGGCGAGCTCGCGGGGCAGCCGCACCGAGAAATCCTGATACCGATGGTTGACCGACGTAAGCTCGAACGTCACGACCCCCCAGGGAAAATCCCGGGAGGAACGGCCAAATCCCGTCATGCTTAAAAACATCGCGACCTCCGTCTATCTCTATCTCTATTCGTCCCAAAACAAAATCCGAAGATCCTGAAAAAAACAAAAGTCAGCTTCCGGGAAAACGCAGCGCATCGAAGGACGCCGGGCGCGTAAACCATTCGCTGCGGGAGGCCAGCTCCCGCTCCACGGACATCAGAAGCCCCCGGAGCCCGGTCCCCTGCAGGGCGCTGATCCCCAGGACGTCCTCGCCCTTCGCCCTCAGGGCCAGAGCCAGGCTCTCCGCCTCTTCCGGGGGGACGGCATCCAGCTTGTTCAGGACCAGCAGGCGGGGGAGCTCCCGACACTCGATCTCCGTCAGAGTGTCCAGGATCACCTCATAGGTGGGCATGGCCTCTGGGTCGGAGGCGTCCAACAACAACAGCAGGAGCTCCGCCTCGCGAATCTCCTCGAGCGTGGCGCGGAAAGCGGCCACCAGCGCAGGGGGCAGGTTCCGGATGAACCCCACGGTGTCCGAGAACAGCACCGCGCCCCCGCCCGGAAGGACGATGCGCCGCACCGACGTGTCCAGCGTGGAAAAAAGCCGGTCCTCCGCGAAGATCGAAGCGTCCCCGGAGAGGGCCTTCAGCAGGGTGGACTTTCCGCTGTTCGTATACCCGACCAGGGACACCGTCGGGATTCCCCGTTTCTTCCGCCGATCCCGGACGAGGCGACGCTGCCGCCTCACGTTCTCCAGCTTCCTGGAGATCTCACGCACGCGCCGCTCCAGCCGGCGGCGGTGACGTTCGAATTCCGTCTCGCCGGGCCCGCGCGTCCCGATCCCCGCCCCCGTCCGGGACATCTGGAGTCCCAGTCCCTTCAGATGAGGGATCTCGTAGCGAGTCAGGGCCAGTTCCACCTGGAGACGCGC from the uncultured Fretibacterium sp. genome contains:
- the coaBC gene encoding bifunctional phosphopantothenoylcysteine decarboxylase/phosphopantothenate--cysteine ligase CoaBC; translation: MDEPDPRALGRRMIGWKRARRILLCVTGGIAAYKIPELVSRLRRLDCEVEIFMTRAAERLVSPLALSTLSGRRVWRQDDFLSCERGFEIPHIRVSDWAEVVVVAPCTANTASDLAHGRGESLVSSALLAARVPVLLFPAMNVHMFEHPATQQNLRVLSERGVRVVDPAFGSLACGYEGKGRLPETDLILEELFRALAPKRDMEGVRLLVTAGPTREYLDPVRYLSNPSTGRMGIAMARTAWYRGAEVKLVLGPVDGTGTLHGLEVRRVVSALEMYDAVMEGADWASCVVKAAAVGDYRARDRSARKIKREGRETVSIELEQNPDIAAEVGRRKRPGQVLIGFAAETDDLLENARAKMERKGLDLIVANDVLAPGCGFGADTNTVRVLSRDEETVLSGNKEEVADGVWDLVAGRGLF
- a CDS encoding DNA-directed RNA polymerase subunit omega yields the protein MKFYDLDALENKCGTDNKYKITALVAARARWLSEHKTVEEDLSVNEKYLSMALLEFEKGEVPEEWTSRIPEPSGVE
- the gmk gene encoding guanylate kinase, with the protein product MKAKERGTLFVLSGPSGVGKGTLRARALEDIQGLTYSVSCTTRPPRPGDREGVDYRFVSEDEFSRMVEQGRFLEYAKVHGGPRYGTLREDVERELDAGRDVLLEIDVQGALQVRSLIPDAVTIFVLPPSEEELERRLRGRRTETEAELRARLESARRELEEAPKYDHVLVNDDLDEASAALRKMVMDSREGRLRR
- a CDS encoding YicC/YloC family endoribonuclease, with the translated sequence MFLSMTGFGRSSRDFPWGVVTFELTSVNHRYQDFSVRLPRELASLESWMVASLRSAIRRGKVRLSADVAWNPGARSPVLDERALLSCFEKVQELSKGMGLPAPSDLTAFLPVPGVCDMPDAARGAELDAEAWNGLLNEAVASLMEMKRSEGDKLLAVVEEELRAFEAVAAFLAERWKTASDGAVEALRTRIEKVVEHFGLGLDDGRLAQEVSLMSDRWDVSEELARLAAHIAKFRQTAGGGESEGRKLDFLIQEMNREVNTMGSKVGDAEFRWGVVEAKSCLERIREQIQNVE
- the hflX gene encoding GTPase HflX, with amino-acid sequence MSRRRPERGAGAPRSGAILVGLSLPDREGEPESSLDELALLLGSLGIEVLGSVVQRRESPDPACLIGRGKAEEVRLFCLSRSARYVVVDERLSPVQKSTLEKLTGATVWDRPFVIMKIFERRAVTAEARLQVELALTRYEIPHLKGLGLQMSRTGAGIGTRGPGETEFERHRRRLERRVREISRKLENVRRQRRLVRDRRKKRGIPTVSLVGYTNSGKSTLLKALSGDASIFAEDRLFSTLDTSVRRIVLPGGGAVLFSDTVGFIRNLPPALVAAFRATLEEIREAELLLLLLDASDPEAMPTYEVILDTLTEIECRELPRLLVLNKLDAVPPEEAESLALALRAKGEDVLGISALQGTGLRGLLMSVERELASRSEWFTRPASFDALRFPGS